The nucleotide sequence GATATACTAAAATTAAGCAAGACTCTCGGATCGAATCAGTTGTCATCTTTAAAAATCACGGAATAGAGGCAGGAACATCGCTAGAACACCCTCACTCTCAAATTACGGCGACACCAATAGTACCTTCTCAAATACGAGTTCGGATCGAAGAAGCAATTCGCTTTTTTGATGATACGGGCGAATGTATATGCTGTCGGATGCTAGCGGATGAATTAGCAGCTAAAGAAAGGGTCGTTTTTGAAAGCGAACATTTTGTGGCTTTTATTCCTTATGCTGCCCTTTCACCGTTTCATACTTGGATTTTTCCTCGGCGACATACATCTTCTTTTGATGATATTACTTATGTAGAAATTGTCGATCTCGCGTACAATTTAAAAACAGTCCTTGCGAAACTTTATTACGGACTAAATAATCCTGATTATAATTATTCAATTCGTTCAGTTCCGGTTAGCGAAGGACAAACATCTTATTTTCATTGGTATATAGCAATTATTCCGAGAGTGTCTAAAACAGCAGGCTTTGAAATGGGAAGCGGTATGTATATTAATACGGCAATGCCAGAAGATAGCGCTAAGTATTTGCGGGAAGTCGAAGTGTTATTCAAAGATGATGAAGGATAAAAATTAAGTTATTTCCTAATTTTTAACATCCTAGTCTTACTGTCAATTTAACCATTTCGCTATCCTAACGCGCTCCCCAAATTGCGATCGTGCGATCCCAACTGCTACTAACAATTTTACTGCCATCTGGGGTAATGGCAACAGCAGCGATCGCATCGTGATGTCCTTCTAAAATCTGCAATTGCGTACCCGTCCGCAGATGCCAAATTCTCATCGTGCGATCCCAACTGCCACTAATTAGGGTGTGTCCGTCGCTGCCGATCGCAATAGAATTTATTTCGCCCCAATGTCCGATGAGAGTGTTTAACAATTCTCCAGTTTGTAAATTCCATAATTTAATTGTTTTATCCTGTGCGCCACTTACCAATATTTTGCTATCTGGACTAATGGCAACGCATTTTACCCAGTCGGTATGTCCGGCGAGGGTATGCAATAATTCTCCCGTTTCTAAATGCCAAATTTTGATAGTTGAGTCAGCGCTTGCACTTGCTAATAAATTGCCGTCTGGACTAATAGCAATTGATTTTACTGCATCTTGATGTGCGGTAAAAGCGGTAATTAATTTTGGGGTTTGTAAATTCCACAATTCGATCGCAAAATCATCGCTGCCCGTAGCTAAGATATGGCTGTTTGGTGAAATGGCTATACAATTAACCGTGTCTGAATGGGGAATCAGCGTATAAAGTAGTCCGCTGTCTGAAATTTTCTTTTGGGGAATAGCTCCGCCATAACTGCCTTGATTTTGCAAATTCCAAATTTTAATCGTGTTATCCCAACTCGCACTAATTATAGTTTGTCCAGAAGGAGTAATGGCAATTGATTTAATGCCATCTGTATGACCGCTGAAAGTACGAATTATTTTACCACTGTAGAGCGATCGCACTGTAATTACTCGATCGCTTCCGCCGCTAATTAGTATTTGTCCGTTGGGAGAAATAGCGACCGTATAAGCGGTAAATTTGGGAGTGGGATGTCTGTGCAAACATCGCAATAGTTGGTAAGGATTATCGGCTTGAAAAGCTTCTTGCAAGATGGCATCTTCACAACTTTGCAGTAGTAAATAAGCCGTTTGCCGCACTTGCCAAGCTTTATCTTGCAAAGCGGAAAATGCTAATTCTAAACCTGCTTGTCCGTATTTGCTGG is from Leptolyngbyaceae cyanobacterium and encodes:
- the galT gene encoding galactose-1-phosphate uridylyltransferase; this encodes MPELRQNIITRDWVIIAIERAKRPHEFATTKKENIVIPCYKEDCPFCFGNEHRTPEEEILRLSDHRGWRVRVVPNKYPALSSAGERVRKVDGIYHSLSGVGIHEVVIEHPRHDVNIALLSVADIANILRVYCERYTKIKQDSRIESVVIFKNHGIEAGTSLEHPHSQITATPIVPSQIRVRIEEAIRFFDDTGECICCRMLADELAAKERVVFESEHFVAFIPYAALSPFHTWIFPRRHTSSFDDITYVEIVDLAYNLKTVLAKLYYGLNNPDYNYSIRSVPVSEGQTSYFHWYIAIIPRVSKTAGFEMGSGMYINTAMPEDSAKYLREVEVLFKDDEG
- a CDS encoding WD40 repeat domain-containing protein, yielding MPHHQPKAYDVVLGSQTPTPVSAAVLGGIAGVKRRFASANIAQRVAALQETSKYGQAGLELAFSALQDKAWQVRQTAYLLLQSCEDAILQEAFQADNPYQLLRCLHRHPTPKFTAYTVAISPNGQILISGGSDRVITVRSLYSGKIIRTFSGHTDGIKSIAITPSGQTIISASWDNTIKIWNLQNQGSYGGAIPQKKISDSGLLYTLIPHSDTVNCIAISPNSHILATGSDDFAIELWNLQTPKLITAFTAHQDAVKSIAISPDGNLLASASADSTIKIWHLETGELLHTLAGHTDWVKCVAISPDSKILVSGAQDKTIKLWNLQTGELLNTLIGHWGEINSIAIGSDGHTLISGSWDRTMRIWHLRTGTQLQILEGHHDAIAAVAITPDGSKIVSSSWDRTIAIWGAR